The Nitrosomonas sp. genome has a segment encoding these proteins:
- a CDS encoding ParM/StbA family protein, producing the protein MGYSNLKVAYGQNNNSESPKTVLRPAGAAPVDCFGSRIDGKDNEDFLKVTVKGKSFVAGVSSDRAQMWSRSLHAEYSSSDSYQALFKAGLLLTGMEHIDILITGLPVSQSLNEKRKNALIHSMTGIHEISPGKTVRVKEVNVVSQPIGGFLDFISRSNEDIEDASILVIDPGFFSVDWVVISNNEIHKHSSGTSLTASSVLLEEAARLISKDHGTEVSAEIIENAIRKNKTTILVIGQRVEIASYLNRAKNSIGPVVTEEIQKSLRKENKMVDLVVMVGGGASFFMDAIKDAFPRLKILMTRDAVYSNCRGFWMMGAATE; encoded by the coding sequence TGGATTGCTTTGGATCACGGATCGACGGGAAAGATAATGAGGATTTTCTGAAAGTGACGGTAAAAGGTAAATCGTTTGTCGCGGGCGTTTCTTCAGATCGGGCACAGATGTGGAGCCGCTCCTTGCACGCTGAATATTCCTCCAGTGATTCATATCAAGCACTTTTCAAAGCCGGTTTGCTCCTGACTGGAATGGAACATATAGATATACTCATTACAGGACTGCCTGTCTCCCAATCTCTCAACGAGAAAAGAAAAAACGCATTAATACATTCCATGACAGGTATTCATGAAATATCACCAGGGAAAACTGTTAGGGTCAAAGAAGTAAATGTCGTATCACAACCAATTGGCGGATTCCTGGATTTCATATCGAGAAGCAATGAGGACATCGAGGATGCAAGCATACTGGTGATTGACCCAGGATTCTTCTCGGTCGATTGGGTGGTGATCAGCAATAATGAAATACATAAACATTCATCCGGTACGAGCCTGACTGCATCATCTGTGTTACTGGAGGAAGCTGCCAGGCTGATCAGTAAGGATCATGGAACCGAAGTAAGCGCCGAGATAATTGAGAATGCCATCCGTAAAAATAAAACCACCATTCTGGTTATAGGGCAGCGCGTTGAAATTGCGTCATATTTGAATAGAGCAAAAAATTCGATAGGTCCGGTAGTTACCGAAGAAATTCAGAAGTCCTTGCGCAAAGAAAATAAGATGGTCGATCTGGTGGTGATGGTAGGAGGGGGTGCGTCCTTTTTTATGGATGCAATAAAGGATGCTTTCCCACGATTAAAAATTCTAATGACACGAGATGCTGTTTATTCCAATTGCCGAGGGTTTTGGATGATGGGAGCAGCTACTGAATGA
- a CDS encoding helix-turn-helix transcriptional regulator, protein MNANDSASEIAIRLRQWRKSILKSQEEFASMAGISVAIIRKCEGGSSIPGGHSLIAFAKTGVNLHWLLTGTGEMASSGSAISFRPFISKLRRLEEQMFELEDEICSAILDVLSAKIHEAKRIAELERKLVALRRRIDNLE, encoded by the coding sequence TTGAATGCTAATGATAGTGCCTCAGAAATCGCCATCCGGTTAAGGCAATGGAGAAAGTCCATCCTTAAAAGTCAGGAGGAGTTTGCCTCCATGGCTGGTATTAGTGTCGCTATCATCAGGAAGTGTGAAGGGGGTTCGAGCATTCCCGGTGGCCATTCTCTAATCGCTTTCGCCAAAACTGGTGTTAATTTGCACTGGCTTTTAACAGGCACAGGAGAAATGGCCTCATCAGGGTCTGCAATCAGTTTTCGTCCCTTTATCTCGAAATTGCGCAGACTGGAAGAGCAAATGTTCGAGCTTGAAGACGAAATTTGTTCTGCCATACTGGACGTGTTATCAGCCAAAATTCATGAAGCGAAAAGGATCGCCGAACTGGAGCGGAAGCTTGTTGCTTTGAGACGAAGAATCGATAATCTGGAATGA
- a CDS encoding conjugal transfer protein TraG N-terminal domain-containing protein encodes MNYEIYSYWNATELVTLFNAVAALTNSSNFLGLLRLLAIIALISVAMVVVAGRGRMDDMWRWVVLLTLFHGLLLVPKATVVIVDHTSTNPTPQLVGNVPVGIAALAGTVSKIGDFLTTSFETVFSLPNDVQFRKSGTLFGARVVREILVARSGSPVLSANMMDFIRECVYPEFVTGFVPPHELIRQPDIWSYLNNKTNIARYVEIRQIPSGIMMLPKTCPEAYTEMSTQINTVVATSITDLGNALNPHVPLASRQALTQSQIMTSANLYTSISSAAPEIIRQGMVMNLFLDAQYKIPAQIGDTATATTALAEVQALRSTSESYKVMASIGQQVMPKMRNIIEMIQYALAPLALLIIVVLGQYGLAAFGMYAKSLLWIQLWPPLYAVMNFIITMYSAKQADALANGGMSMVTYTYLNNLMISDQAIAGMIAAVGIPTISWMIVSGLALGASAFGNVLGSPMGAEAARFASAASQGNINMGSLNVDNQTMGQYSLAPNTHVGAPVRRDVASNGIITTTTADGHQVFDSSLIRHNTSMRLTFGERMASTFQQQSESAQSAATSEMVTSGKMYATGLQQAFDFVKTRGSSERSGTQTGTSSQIGFSQAVNEAREITNNFATDHGFSQKQSAEILGTAQAMLKSPKALNSLLPLAAQATATITGGSSARAEQTLKSAIGYLQKDGHSEALNRVEQAARNTSVDTSDESGRRAAESIVSSFNQSSTRSDSATAQYQRSESLKELSGQLKENSAGFEASMYHQFMAWMGTQRNPFDLQGRGFDGPTVSQMAEKNPELLVPFLDTFYKEKMESMVTANAPQFNSPEDIRRFFTEQSQMIRSSGSAQGWNGGQAASAAANAGLDPNSTVTSGMPSKFDHVRDRVINAMDAGGTYVDTTGTPVKDEAEKRTEPGAQPLMGTAISNTSGVLPDGIASQLPGMPGAAVTEAQQQRTEQGTPYNPLMDSILELVPKVPGKKDKQ; translated from the coding sequence ATGAACTACGAAATTTATTCCTACTGGAACGCCACTGAACTGGTCACATTATTCAATGCTGTTGCTGCCCTGACCAACAGCTCGAATTTCCTGGGACTTCTTCGCCTGCTGGCGATTATCGCCCTGATCAGCGTAGCGATGGTGGTCGTAGCCGGACGGGGCCGCATGGATGATATGTGGCGATGGGTTGTCCTGCTCACTCTGTTTCATGGCCTGCTGCTGGTGCCAAAGGCCACGGTAGTGATAGTAGATCACACGAGTACCAACCCCACTCCGCAACTTGTCGGAAACGTACCTGTTGGTATCGCAGCATTGGCAGGCACGGTCAGCAAAATTGGCGATTTTCTGACAACATCTTTCGAGACGGTATTTTCGTTGCCAAATGACGTACAGTTTCGCAAATCCGGCACTCTGTTCGGCGCACGGGTGGTGCGCGAGATACTGGTGGCACGATCCGGCAGTCCGGTGCTATCAGCCAACATGATGGATTTCATACGGGAATGCGTCTATCCTGAATTTGTCACAGGCTTCGTTCCACCTCATGAGCTAATCCGCCAACCGGACATCTGGTCTTATCTCAACAACAAAACCAATATCGCCCGTTACGTGGAAATCAGGCAGATTCCATCGGGCATCATGATGCTTCCCAAAACCTGTCCGGAAGCCTATACAGAGATGAGCACTCAAATCAATACGGTGGTGGCTACCAGCATCACCGATCTGGGCAATGCACTCAACCCGCATGTGCCGCTTGCCAGCCGCCAGGCACTGACGCAAAGCCAGATCATGACCTCCGCCAACCTCTACACCAGCATTTCCTCTGCTGCACCGGAGATCATCCGGCAGGGCATGGTCATGAACCTGTTTCTGGATGCGCAATACAAGATTCCGGCACAAATCGGAGATACGGCAACCGCTACCACTGCTCTTGCCGAAGTACAGGCACTACGTTCCACCTCCGAATCCTACAAGGTCATGGCCTCCATTGGCCAGCAGGTAATGCCAAAGATGCGCAATATCATCGAGATGATTCAGTATGCGCTGGCTCCGCTTGCGCTGCTTATCATCGTCGTACTCGGGCAATATGGCCTGGCAGCGTTTGGCATGTATGCCAAGAGCCTGTTGTGGATACAGCTCTGGCCACCGCTCTATGCAGTCATGAATTTTATCATCACCATGTATTCGGCAAAACAGGCGGATGCACTGGCCAATGGTGGCATGTCGATGGTGACGTATACGTATCTCAACAACCTGATGATCTCCGATCAGGCAATCGCAGGCATGATAGCTGCGGTGGGCATTCCGACCATCTCCTGGATGATCGTGAGTGGCCTGGCCCTTGGCGCGAGTGCATTCGGTAATGTGCTGGGCTCCCCGATGGGTGCGGAAGCTGCCAGATTCGCCTCTGCCGCTTCCCAAGGCAATATCAACATGGGCAGCCTCAATGTCGATAACCAGACGATGGGGCAATATAGTCTTGCTCCCAATACGCACGTAGGTGCTCCGGTTCGTCGTGATGTTGCCAGCAATGGCATTATTACCACAACTACGGCAGATGGTCATCAGGTATTCGATTCTTCACTGATACGCCACAATACCAGCATGCGCTTGACCTTTGGCGAGCGCATGGCCAGCACCTTTCAGCAGCAATCGGAATCGGCACAATCGGCTGCTACCAGTGAAATGGTCACGTCCGGCAAAATGTATGCTACTGGCTTGCAGCAAGCTTTCGATTTCGTCAAAACTCGTGGCTCAAGTGAACGTAGCGGCACACAAACCGGAACCAGCAGCCAGATCGGATTTTCGCAAGCCGTGAACGAAGCGAGAGAAATCACCAATAATTTTGCCACGGATCATGGATTTAGCCAAAAACAAAGTGCAGAAATTCTGGGGACTGCACAAGCCATGCTCAAGAGTCCCAAAGCGCTTAATTCGCTTCTACCTCTTGCCGCCCAGGCAACTGCAACTATTACTGGTGGATCTTCAGCCAGAGCCGAGCAAACCTTGAAATCTGCCATTGGTTATTTGCAGAAGGATGGACACTCAGAGGCGCTGAACCGGGTAGAGCAGGCCGCCCGAAACACGAGTGTTGATACAAGCGATGAATCAGGTCGCAGAGCGGCGGAATCGATCGTCTCCAGCTTCAATCAGTCCAGCACCCGATCGGATTCGGCAACAGCCCAATACCAGCGATCCGAATCCCTCAAGGAACTATCCGGACAGTTGAAGGAAAACTCAGCCGGGTTTGAGGCAAGCATGTACCATCAGTTCATGGCATGGATGGGAACACAACGCAACCCATTCGATTTACAGGGCAGGGGGTTCGATGGCCCAACTGTCTCCCAGATGGCCGAGAAAAATCCTGAGCTGTTAGTGCCATTCCTCGATACCTTCTACAAGGAAAAGATGGAATCAATGGTGACGGCCAATGCGCCACAGTTCAATTCACCGGAAGACATTCGCCGCTTCTTCACGGAGCAGTCGCAAATGATTCGTAGCTCCGGAAGTGCACAAGGATGGAATGGAGGCCAGGCGGCATCCGCAGCAGCTAATGCCGGTCTGGATCCAAACAGTACCGTTACGAGCGGAATGCCTTCCAAATTCGATCATGTACGTGATCGTGTCATCAACGCCATGGATGCCGGTGGAACCTATGTTGATACGACAGGTACTCCAGTCAAGGATGAAGCAGAAAAACGTACCGAACCCGGCGCACAACCGTTGATGGGTACTGCCATAAGCAATACGTCAGGTGTTCTCCCTGACGGAATTGCATCCCAACTTCCAGGTATGCCCGGCGCTGCGGTTACCGAAGCCCAGCAACAGCGTACTGAGCAGGGAACTCCTTATAATCCCTTGATGGATAGTATCCTGGAACTGGTTCCGAAAGTACCAGGGAAAAAGGACAAGCAATGA
- a CDS encoding conjugal transfer protein TraH — translation MIKSRYILILLFALQGSPALANISTDMNSWFNAMGTYSNVTTPQAIQGQTGSFFTGGSLYMRAPVTSYQLGSLAAPTFRAGCGGIDLHAGSFSFINTAQFTALLRNIANNALGYSFMIAVQTISPDLADLMKSLQNAAQSANSLLNMNSCRAAEALIGMTPLPQMAQKAKEQVNAQSNGSSLINKFTDSLDGLSKWSSDFTTRKETLTETSSADPALKTYLNPGNVAWKAMSNLSAPDHIKELMMSLVGTIIVRATGDAANAEPQVLSFGKILEFKDLIGNVSQSSKPIKVWRCSGTDCDNLIEDTIAITPFAWRVREIIRKGTDKIHARDAQGFSDTDTFFLTQSTTPLWKLLSMSATVPFSQAALDEYAEIIATEVAANFVNAALREMNKALVHARAMQDPAATKSIEQLRDDAGQVRMEMAEGVSLAYQKGIGIAEQARNLQMINQTMMSAVSNDLRNSLSLFNSNIDLK, via the coding sequence ATGATCAAGTCCCGTTACATTCTGATTCTGCTATTTGCGCTACAAGGTAGTCCTGCACTTGCCAACATCAGCACCGACATGAACTCATGGTTCAATGCCATGGGAACCTACAGCAACGTCACAACACCGCAGGCCATCCAGGGACAGACTGGATCCTTTTTCACGGGCGGATCACTTTATATGCGTGCTCCCGTGACCAGCTACCAGTTGGGCAGCCTCGCCGCACCGACTTTTCGTGCAGGCTGTGGCGGCATCGATCTCCACGCGGGATCATTTTCGTTCATTAACACAGCGCAGTTCACAGCTCTGCTGCGCAACATAGCCAATAATGCGCTGGGTTACTCCTTTATGATCGCCGTACAAACGATTTCGCCTGATTTGGCTGATCTCATGAAAAGTCTGCAAAACGCAGCCCAGAGCGCGAACAGCCTGCTCAACATGAATTCCTGCCGTGCGGCAGAGGCGCTGATCGGCATGACACCGCTGCCGCAAATGGCACAAAAAGCCAAAGAACAGGTAAATGCACAGAGCAATGGCTCAAGTTTGATCAACAAGTTCACCGATTCACTCGATGGCCTCTCCAAATGGTCAAGTGATTTCACAACCAGAAAGGAGACATTAACCGAAACATCGAGCGCTGATCCTGCGCTCAAAACCTATCTCAATCCGGGTAATGTCGCGTGGAAAGCAATGAGCAACCTGAGCGCGCCGGATCACATCAAGGAACTGATGATGAGTCTGGTTGGCACGATCATTGTCAGGGCGACGGGAGATGCCGCCAACGCGGAACCACAGGTGCTGAGTTTTGGCAAGATTCTTGAATTCAAGGATCTGATCGGAAACGTTTCACAAAGCAGCAAGCCCATCAAGGTATGGCGATGCTCGGGTACTGATTGTGACAATCTCATTGAAGACACGATCGCGATTACACCTTTTGCGTGGCGGGTTCGTGAAATCATCAGGAAAGGTACGGACAAAATCCATGCCCGAGATGCGCAGGGTTTTTCCGATACCGATACCTTCTTCCTGACGCAATCGACCACCCCTTTGTGGAAGCTGTTGTCGATGTCCGCAACCGTCCCTTTCTCCCAGGCTGCCCTCGATGAATACGCGGAAATTATTGCCACTGAAGTTGCCGCCAATTTCGTTAATGCAGCGCTTCGGGAAATGAACAAGGCGCTTGTCCATGCGCGTGCGATGCAGGATCCTGCTGCAACCAAAAGCATTGAACAATTGCGGGATGATGCAGGCCAGGTCAGGATGGAAATGGCGGAAGGAGTCTCCCTTGCCTATCAGAAGGGCATCGGCATTGCAGAGCAGGCCAGAAACCTGCAAATGATCAACCAGACCATGATGAGCGCCGTATCCAACGATCTGCGTAATTCACTGTCACTTTTCAATTCCAATATCGATCTGAAATAG
- a CDS encoding conjugal transfer protein TraF encodes MWFHALILLIIPFSAWAMLDEVSGIDYPSVWQCDRTKFLWYCEVEPEEYQEPLARQETPHEAAIKKLEELQKELKGRRALAILEPTPGNVTAYIDLQNQSMQMASVFSDVWRRVIWQTPELNYELKHPVNNAALDIHKKATRAAQLDTLEKIGREWGIFFFFKADCPYCHMMAQTLGYLTQAHGITIFPVSLDGSTLPQYPNARMDNGLATQLGVMEVPLMVLGNIRDKRLVPLGSGVISSQEMIERIHVLTSTQPGESY; translated from the coding sequence ATGTGGTTTCATGCGCTGATACTTTTGATCATTCCATTTTCTGCCTGGGCGATGCTAGATGAAGTATCCGGCATCGATTACCCTTCGGTATGGCAATGCGACCGCACCAAATTCCTCTGGTATTGCGAGGTTGAACCCGAAGAATATCAGGAACCACTGGCCAGACAGGAAACGCCTCATGAGGCGGCCATAAAGAAGCTTGAGGAATTGCAGAAAGAACTCAAAGGCAGACGGGCGCTTGCCATTCTGGAACCGACACCAGGGAATGTAACCGCCTATATCGACCTGCAAAACCAGTCGATGCAGATGGCATCTGTTTTCTCCGATGTCTGGCGCAGAGTGATCTGGCAGACACCAGAACTCAATTATGAGCTGAAACATCCGGTTAACAACGCGGCACTCGATATTCACAAGAAGGCGACCCGTGCTGCCCAACTGGACACGCTGGAGAAGATTGGCAGAGAGTGGGGAATATTCTTTTTCTTCAAAGCCGACTGTCCCTATTGCCACATGATGGCACAGACACTTGGTTATCTTACCCAGGCGCATGGAATCACGATTTTTCCAGTATCGCTCGATGGCAGCACGCTGCCGCAATATCCGAATGCCCGCATGGATAATGGGCTGGCGACACAACTGGGCGTCATGGAAGTTCCGTTGATGGTGCTGGGCAATATTCGCGACAAACGCCTGGTTCCTTTGGGTTCCGGCGTGATTTCGTCTCAGGAGATGATCGAGAGGATTCATGTCCTGACCAGCACGCAACCAGGTGAATCCTATTGA
- the traC gene encoding type IV secretion system protein TraC, with translation MSVLADLKTIFMGERLDPSDLVPRKLLKEIATIPRLAGIMPYSSWLPEEKLFVLDHGAFSEKPTQNLGFCIETPPQTGSNEEMERVLTSLFLSCPAGTGIQITLYASPHILPVLRKQSEMLPVDLEEGGLRSTNTFRELSRRRIDYYLQNKGRSFFSNHAYLLRDFRCVVSVTLPLNPMSVADIEEAIRIRESVHSVMRSSLLPGFDWQPEDLINFVADFFDHERILGSRRRLIEYDNSLPIRSHISSTEIASAVADSCIKQRKNGDSETALQCFSVTQYPKYFRLGNMDALIGDYFRLALAIPCPFLITMGAVVQDYESARTRATVKAARATQAAESVMAKFQPDLQDKKRDWDMVLRAFSNGRNIVQMYHQVVLVSHLEDASRCEHAVRSVWQARGIDLSKDVYLQHHALVAGMPCALTQGMQADLKTFGRIGTKTSDNAIMTSPLLAEWKGSGTPVMTLFGRRGQIMSLDLFDNKSGNFNFAVAALSGSGKSVLINEMAFRYLGTGAKVWIIDIGRSYKNLCEILDGEFIEFTDERHNRLCLNPFSMVMDINSDMEMLLPLVAQMASPQEKLDNYSYSLLVSAIKRVWESKGKFATITDIYDFLKNNDLSENEENIRDMHRLATALEPYTKHGVYASYFEGESNIQFTSNFVVLELEELKSKKNLQTVVMQLVMYRITQEMYLDRSLKKIVIIDEAWDLMGAGSSASFIEAGYRRARKYGGAFGTITQSVDDYYKSEATRAMIENADWLFLLRQKAESIERLGKEGKLTLDEYTKRQMTSVNTEHGMYSEIYVHCPIGSGVGRLILDPFSMLLYSTRAQDYEAIKLLTNQGIAVTDAIEMILDQRRSA, from the coding sequence TTGAGTGTACTGGCCGATCTGAAAACGATTTTCATGGGCGAACGGCTCGATCCCTCTGATCTGGTGCCGCGCAAGCTGCTTAAAGAAATCGCTACGATTCCTCGACTGGCAGGAATTATGCCGTATTCATCCTGGCTACCGGAAGAAAAATTGTTTGTGCTGGATCATGGCGCATTCAGTGAGAAACCGACGCAAAATCTCGGTTTTTGTATCGAGACTCCTCCGCAGACCGGTTCCAATGAAGAAATGGAGCGGGTGTTGACCAGCCTGTTCCTGTCATGTCCTGCTGGAACTGGCATTCAGATAACGCTCTATGCCAGCCCACATATTCTGCCTGTTTTGCGCAAACAGTCAGAGATGCTGCCGGTAGATCTCGAAGAAGGCGGCTTGCGCAGCACCAACACGTTCCGAGAACTATCACGCCGCCGTATTGATTATTACCTGCAAAACAAGGGGAGATCATTTTTCTCCAACCATGCCTATCTGCTGCGTGATTTTCGTTGTGTGGTATCGGTAACATTGCCGCTCAATCCCATGAGCGTGGCGGATATTGAGGAAGCGATCCGCATTCGCGAGTCCGTGCATTCTGTCATGCGATCTTCCTTGCTGCCGGGATTCGACTGGCAACCGGAAGATCTGATCAATTTCGTAGCGGATTTCTTCGATCATGAACGTATTCTTGGCAGCAGACGCAGGCTGATCGAGTATGACAATTCACTTCCGATTCGCAGTCATATATCCAGTACCGAGATTGCCTCGGCAGTTGCCGATAGCTGCATCAAACAGCGTAAAAATGGGGATTCTGAGACGGCGTTGCAATGTTTTTCGGTAACACAGTATCCCAAGTATTTCAGGCTGGGCAATATGGATGCCTTGATTGGTGATTATTTTCGTCTGGCATTGGCTATTCCTTGCCCGTTTTTGATTACGATGGGTGCTGTCGTGCAGGATTATGAATCCGCGAGAACCAGAGCAACTGTAAAGGCTGCCCGAGCAACCCAGGCAGCAGAATCTGTGATGGCGAAATTTCAGCCGGATCTCCAGGACAAGAAGCGTGACTGGGATATGGTGCTGCGTGCATTTTCCAACGGCAGGAATATCGTACAAATGTATCACCAGGTGGTATTGGTGTCCCATCTGGAAGATGCTTCACGCTGCGAGCATGCGGTTCGGTCCGTCTGGCAGGCCAGAGGCATTGATCTGTCCAAGGATGTCTATCTTCAGCACCATGCCCTGGTGGCCGGTATGCCATGCGCTCTTACGCAAGGAATGCAGGCCGATCTGAAAACATTCGGCAGGATCGGCACCAAGACTTCCGATAACGCCATTATGACATCCCCTTTGCTCGCCGAGTGGAAAGGCTCCGGCACGCCGGTAATGACACTGTTCGGCAGGCGCGGACAGATCATGTCACTCGACCTGTTCGACAATAAAAGTGGGAATTTCAACTTTGCTGTAGCCGCTTTATCTGGCTCTGGCAAATCCGTCCTGATCAACGAGATGGCGTTCCGCTATCTCGGCACAGGGGCGAAGGTCTGGATCATCGACATTGGCCGGTCTTACAAGAATCTTTGTGAAATACTCGATGGCGAGTTCATCGAGTTCACGGATGAGCGCCATAACCGTTTGTGTCTCAATCCCTTCTCCATGGTAATGGACATCAACAGTGACATGGAAATGCTTCTGCCTCTGGTGGCGCAGATGGCCAGCCCGCAGGAGAAGCTCGACAATTATAGCTATTCGCTACTGGTATCCGCCATCAAACGAGTATGGGAAAGCAAGGGCAAGTTCGCCACCATCACGGATATTTATGATTTCCTGAAAAATAATGATTTATCGGAGAATGAAGAAAATATTCGCGATATGCACCGCCTGGCAACCGCACTGGAACCATACACCAAACACGGTGTTTATGCTTCCTACTTCGAGGGTGAATCAAACATCCAGTTCACCAGTAATTTCGTCGTACTGGAACTGGAAGAACTCAAGTCAAAAAAGAATCTGCAAACGGTAGTCATGCAACTGGTGATGTATCGCATCACCCAGGAAATGTATCTTGATCGGTCATTGAAGAAAATCGTCATTATCGACGAAGCCTGGGATTTGATGGGTGCGGGTTCCAGTGCTTCGTTCATTGAGGCAGGTTATCGACGGGCGCGCAAATACGGAGGAGCGTTTGGCACCATCACACAGTCCGTAGATGATTATTACAAGTCAGAGGCAACCCGAGCCATGATCGAGAATGCCGACTGGCTGTTTCTGCTGCGACAGAAGGCGGAATCCATCGAGCGGCTGGGTAAGGAAGGCAAGCTGACGCTCGATGAATACACCAAACGGCAGATGACCAGCGTCAACACGGAACATGGCATGTATTCTGAAATATACGTACATTGCCCAATAGGATCGGGAGTGGGACGACTGATACTCGACCCTTTCTCGATGCTGCTGTATTCCACCCGTGCGCAGGATTATGAAGCCATCAAATTGTTGACGAATCAAGGCATCGCTGTGACAGATGCGATCGAGATGATTCTGGATCAGCGGAGATCTGCGTAA
- the traV gene encoding type IV conjugative transfer system lipoprotein TraV gives MIKPVFLIPLLLVLGGCTTLSGYDSGSKFSCKAPDGVSCSSMSGVYSNAVQDNLPGLRKGGDTDNQSTSRTSSVGKADTTQQPTGIEERTASHITGRTPQSGEPILIKPKLLRVWIAPWEDADGDLHDQSYIYMLADYGRWVIEHHRQHIIDEYHPTSLVTGGNLNDRASEQSAKTADFRQFPPLPQPSQPSQYSAPPSPMRQQHAPLPQDDIYPEEQF, from the coding sequence ATGATTAAACCTGTCTTCCTGATTCCACTGCTGCTGGTACTTGGCGGATGTACTACCCTCTCCGGGTATGACAGCGGGAGCAAATTTTCATGTAAGGCACCCGATGGCGTTTCCTGCTCGTCGATGTCCGGGGTTTACTCGAATGCTGTACAGGATAATCTTCCTGGTCTGCGCAAGGGAGGCGACACAGACAATCAATCTACATCCAGAACCAGTAGCGTTGGCAAAGCGGATACAACACAACAGCCAACGGGTATAGAGGAGCGCACTGCATCTCACATCACCGGCAGAACTCCCCAATCGGGTGAGCCAATCCTCATCAAACCCAAACTGCTGAGGGTCTGGATTGCACCCTGGGAAGATGCTGACGGCGACCTGCATGATCAGTCATATATCTACATGCTCGCTGACTATGGCCGTTGGGTTATCGAACACCACCGCCAGCACATCATCGATGAATACCATCCAACCTCTCTTGTGACTGGTGGCAATCTCAATGACAGGGCCAGCGAACAATCTGCAAAAACGGCAGACTTCCGGCAGTTCCCACCACTGCCGCAGCCATCTCAGCCATCGCAGTATTCAGCACCGCCATCACCTATGCGACAACAGCATGCTCCCTTACCACAAGATGACATCTATCCGGAGGAACAATTTTGA
- a CDS encoding DsbC family protein yields MTSQRMISAIAVLLMAFSVKANDVTAEVKHRLQTLYPATEFTRVQPSHIEGVYEVVMGKNIAYTDPSARYLIFGHLFDMAEQRDLTAEVLETLNRIDVSSLPLDDAIKVIRGRGKRRLFVFSDPDCPYCRKLESELSILDDVTIYTYLYPIKELHPQAAQKARLVWCAQDRSTAWNDLMIKGQIPQTGTDDCQNPINNNVALARSLGIDATPTLILGDGSMVQGAIAASEIEALLAKGAQE; encoded by the coding sequence ATGACATCGCAAAGGATGATTTCTGCCATTGCAGTATTGCTGATGGCTTTTTCCGTAAAAGCCAATGATGTTACCGCCGAAGTGAAGCACCGTCTGCAAACACTCTATCCTGCAACCGAATTCACCCGTGTCCAGCCAAGCCACATAGAAGGTGTTTATGAGGTCGTCATGGGCAAGAACATTGCCTATACCGACCCAAGCGCCCGTTATCTGATCTTTGGACATCTGTTCGATATGGCCGAGCAACGGGATTTAACCGCAGAAGTCCTGGAAACTCTGAACCGGATCGATGTGTCGTCGCTACCGCTCGATGATGCCATCAAAGTTATCCGGGGCCGTGGCAAGCGCAGGTTGTTCGTGTTTTCCGATCCCGATTGTCCTTACTGCCGCAAGCTGGAATCCGAGCTGTCGATACTGGATGACGTGACCATTTACACATACCTGTATCCCATCAAGGAATTACATCCCCAGGCAGCGCAGAAGGCGCGTCTTGTGTGGTGTGCCCAGGACAGATCCACCGCCTGGAATGATTTAATGATCAAAGGGCAGATACCACAGACCGGCACGGATGATTGCCAGAACCCCATTAACAATAACGTGGCGCTTGCCCGCAGCCTTGGAATAGATGCCACACCCACGTTGATTCTAGGCGATGGCAGCATGGTGCAAGGCGCAATAGCCGCGTCAGAAATCGAAGCATTACTAGCCAAAGGAGCGCAAGAATGA